One genomic window of Cannabis sativa cultivar Pink pepper isolate KNU-18-1 chromosome 2, ASM2916894v1, whole genome shotgun sequence includes the following:
- the LOC133034458 gene encoding uncharacterized protein LOC133034458, translated as MGVVGKKKEFGCHERCRSMKLTHLIFADDVLLFCKGDFSSIHLMLQGLKLFFQTSGLLPNNSKSAIYCSGMEEKEIQRVVNVLGFTKQEVPFNQILLLPTKVVQEIEGICRSYIWKGASQMVGLGNIAWAKICKPKSAGGIGFLSIADWNKAALIKNIWSIATKKDNLWVKWAHSVYIKNEEWWGYKAPLQSSWYWRKLVELKNELKN; from the exons ATGGGAGTTGTGGGAAAGAAAAAGGAATTTGGATGTCATGAAAGATGCAGATCCATGAAGCTAACACATTTGATTTTTGCAGATGACgtgttattattttgtaagGGTGACTTCAGTAGTATTCATCTCATGCTACAGGGTTTGAAGCTGTTTTTTCAAACTTCTGGTTTGCTTCCTAATAATAGCAAATCGGCAATCTATTGTAGTGGCATGgaggagaaagagatccaaagaGTAGTTAATGTCTTGGGTTTCACTAAGCAAGAGGTTCCTTTCAA CCAAATACTGCTTCTTCCAACAAAGGTAGTTCAGGAAATAGAGGGTATATGTAGAAGTTACATATGGAAAGGTGCAAGTCAAATGGTTGGGCTAGGAAACATTGCTTGGGCTAAGATTTGTAAGCCAAAGTCAGCAGGAGGGATCGGCTTCTTGAGTATAGCTGATTGGAACAAAGCTGCTTTAATTAAGAACATCTGGtcaattgcaacaaaaaaagaCAACCTGTGGGTCAAATGGGCCCATAGTGTCTACATCAAAAATGAAGAATGGTGGGGATACAAAGCCCCTCTCCAAAGCAGCTGGTATTGGAGGAAGTTAGTTGAACTCAAGAATGAGCTCAAAAACTGA